The following DNA comes from Candidatus Bathyarchaeota archaeon.
CGGTGGGTTATAAGGGAGGCTTAGTACTGAAGATTGACTGCGAGACGGAGACGGGGCACTCCTCGGCCCCATGGCTTTTTAAAAACGCTATTGAGAAAGCGATGGGAATCTGGCACCAGGTCAAGTCCCTCCAGTTACCAGAGGAGGATTCTGAAAGCAGATTCCATTCCGTCTCCTACTGCCTGAGACGGATCAAGGGCGGAGGGATAGGTAGTGTCGTTCCTTCAAGCTGCCAAATCTTGGTTGAGGCTAGAATACCCCCTGCTGTATCTGTAGATAGGCTTAGCGCTGAACTCCTCGCCCTCATAGACGCATATAGGGTGGATAATCCCGACGTGAATGTCTACGTGGAGATCTTGGGCCATACCGAACCTTACCTATCCGATAAAAAGTCTCCTCTAGTCAGGGCTATTTCCCGTTCTATATGGAGGAACCGAAAAGCGAAAGTGGGTCTCATCAATAAGACGGGGACGGGAGATATGAACATCTACGGAAGGGCCACAGGGACGCCCACCATCACATATGGCCCAGGAGATCCTCACTTGGACCACACATCCTACGAGCATATAGGGGTTCAGGACTATTTGGATAGTATTACGGTACTCAAAGGGGCGCTGACCGACCTGCTTCTACTCAGCGGTCAGAATTGAAATTTATTTAACTGTGCGTTCTAAAATATGGTTGGCCAAAATGTGTCAGCTAGCCGCCTATGTGGGAGACCGGCCCATCATTCCTCTTCTCCTCAGGGCCCTGGAGCTCCAGGAGCCCCTTTACGCAGGCCACGCCACTGGCTTAGGGGTCATTGATCAGGGCGTCCTAAGAGTCGTGAAGGACTCAGGGCCTGTTGTACGGGTGAGGCACGTAACAGATATCGGATCCCTAAAAGGGACCGCTGGGATCGCCCATAGCCGTTACAAC
Coding sequences within:
- a CDS encoding M20/M25/M40 family metallo-hydrolase, which produces MQDSAINLLRGLVERYSPSGKEDEVGYFLSSRMEELGFLVKRDIVGNVIGEHGDGSPRVLLCGHMDTVPPELPVRLEDGILYGRGTVDAKGPLAALVMAASGLVDDGHSGTLIVVGAVDEEGMSTGVKNLVNDGLEADYAIFGEPTNVETITVGYKGGLVLKIDCETETGHSSAPWLFKNAIEKAMGIWHQVKSLQLPEEDSESRFHSVSYCLRRIKGGGIGSVVPSSCQILVEARIPPAVSVDRLSAELLALIDAYRVDNPDVNVYVEILGHTEPYLSDKKSPLVRAISRSIWRNRKAKVGLINKTGTGDMNIYGRATGTPTITYGPGDPHLDHTSYEHIGVQDYLDSITVLKGALTDLLLLSGQN